A window from Sphingobium sp. EM0848 encodes these proteins:
- a CDS encoding helix-turn-helix domain-containing protein has translation MIQDNYPALSLEIMDLVGDKWTLLLVYTLGDGALRFSELRRRAMPISQKMLSQTLRGLERHGMVDRNVLPTAPPHVEYALTDLGRTFLSAAKVICQWTKDNLAELQEARARFDTERRAVDQPRAGFRH, from the coding sequence ATGATACAGGATAATTATCCCGCGCTGTCCTTGGAGATCATGGACCTGGTCGGCGACAAATGGACGCTGCTGTTGGTCTATACGCTGGGCGACGGGGCACTGCGTTTCTCCGAATTGCGTCGCCGCGCGATGCCGATCAGCCAGAAGATGCTGTCGCAGACGCTACGCGGGCTGGAACGCCACGGCATGGTCGACCGCAACGTGCTGCCGACCGCGCCGCCGCATGTGGAATATGCGCTCACCGATCTCGGCCGCACTTTCCTCTCGGCGGCGAAGGTGATCTGCCAGTGGACCAAGGATAATCTGGCGGAATTGCAGGAGGCGCGGGCGAGGTTCGACACGGAGCGGCGGGCAGTGGATCAGCCGCGTGCGGGCTTCCGGCACTAG
- a CDS encoding DoxX family protein, giving the protein MSQSATLSAPASVTVNGPAALQSAVPLAGRILLAPLFLLSGLSKIAAPAVTIGMIAGSGLPFATLGFALAVLVEVGGGTALLAGYRTRLVAAVMALFTLATALAFHANFADQNQFIHFFKNLAIAGGLLQLVAYGAGRLSLDARRR; this is encoded by the coding sequence ATGTCCCAGTCCGCTACCCTGTCGGCCCCCGCTTCGGTTACCGTGAACGGCCCGGCCGCTCTGCAATCCGCCGTGCCGCTGGCCGGCCGCATTCTCCTGGCCCCCTTGTTCCTGCTTTCGGGCCTTTCCAAGATCGCTGCCCCGGCCGTGACGATCGGGATGATCGCCGGCTCGGGCCTGCCCTTTGCGACCCTTGGCTTCGCGCTCGCGGTGCTGGTGGAAGTGGGCGGCGGCACCGCCCTCCTTGCGGGCTATCGCACACGCCTGGTCGCTGCGGTCATGGCGCTGTTCACGCTGGCGACGGCGCTCGCGTTCCACGCCAACTTCGCTGACCAGAACCAGTTCATCCACTTCTTCAAGAATCTCGCGATCGCAGGGGGGCTGCTTCAGCTCGTCGCCTATGGCGCCGGCCGCCTGAGCCTCGACGCGCGTCGCCGCTAA
- a CDS encoding LysR family transcriptional regulator has translation MSEPGTPTLDQLKVLLTVVDVGSFAGAARRLNRATSVISYSIANLEAQLGLTLFDRETTRKPQLTEAGRMVLAEARAVTNGIDNLRAKSKGMLQGLESELHIVLDTLLPEHRVVDALTSFRERFPTVTLRLYVESLGGVTKLILDRVATIGIAGPLVQVDGVERIGVGSVRLVPVAAPNHPLALAGRNTPGAGRAHVQLVLTDRSPLTQGRDMAVIGTSTWRLADLSSKHMLLKAGIGWGNMPLPMVEEDLASGRLVVLDMPDNISGEYGMDAIYRTDTPPGPAGAWLIERFRRQAETPANSLSK, from the coding sequence ATATCCGAGCCGGGCACACCCACGCTGGACCAGTTGAAAGTGCTGCTGACCGTGGTGGATGTCGGCAGCTTCGCAGGCGCGGCGCGCAGGCTCAATCGCGCGACATCCGTTATCAGCTATTCAATCGCCAATCTGGAGGCGCAGCTGGGCCTGACATTGTTCGACCGCGAAACCACCCGCAAACCGCAGCTGACCGAGGCGGGCCGCATGGTGCTGGCCGAAGCCAGAGCCGTCACCAATGGCATCGACAATCTGCGCGCGAAGTCGAAGGGCATGCTGCAGGGGCTGGAGTCGGAACTCCACATCGTGCTCGACACGCTGCTTCCCGAGCACCGGGTCGTCGATGCGCTGACCAGCTTTCGTGAGCGGTTTCCGACCGTGACCTTGCGCCTTTATGTCGAATCGCTCGGAGGGGTGACGAAACTGATCCTCGACCGCGTGGCGACGATCGGCATCGCGGGCCCACTGGTCCAGGTCGATGGCGTCGAGCGGATCGGCGTCGGCAGCGTCCGCCTGGTGCCCGTGGCCGCGCCCAACCATCCGCTTGCGCTCGCCGGGCGCAATACCCCCGGCGCGGGACGCGCGCATGTCCAGTTGGTTCTCACCGATCGCTCGCCCCTGACCCAGGGCCGCGACATGGCGGTGATCGGGACCAGCACCTGGCGGCTCGCCGACCTCAGCTCCAAGCATATGCTGCTCAAAGCCGGTATCGGCTGGGGGAACATGCCGCTTCCCATGGTCGAGGAGGATCTGGCAAGCGGCAGGCTGGTGGTGCTCGACATGCCCGACAATATCAGTGGCGAATATGGGATGGACGCCATCTATCGGACCGACACTCCGCCCGGACCGGCTGGCGCATGGCTGATCGAGCGCTTTCGCCGGCAGGCTGAAACACCCGCAAACAGCTTATCGAAATAA
- a CDS encoding nuclear transport factor 2 family protein, with the protein MTETISTLLLRNLSDVFGENDPVRRRAAVDEIFDEDAVFYEPNGVYRGREEIDRIAGVIKATHPDFEYQPLAEPEVTGDGGRVRWVSGVPGQAPAYAGTDFIVARDGKIVAVYLFFDELP; encoded by the coding sequence ATGACCGAGACCATTTCGACCCTGTTACTGCGCAATCTGAGCGATGTGTTCGGTGAAAACGATCCCGTGCGCCGGCGCGCTGCGGTCGACGAGATATTCGATGAAGATGCCGTGTTCTACGAACCTAACGGTGTGTATCGCGGGCGCGAGGAAATCGATCGGATCGCAGGAGTCATCAAGGCCACTCATCCCGATTTTGAATATCAGCCGCTCGCCGAGCCGGAGGTGACGGGCGACGGCGGACGCGTGCGATGGGTGTCTGGCGTACCCGGCCAGGCCCCAGCCTATGCAGGAACGGATTTCATCGTCGCCCGGGACGGCAAGATCGTGGCCGTCTACCTGTTTTTCGACGAACTGCCCTGA
- a CDS encoding NmrA/HSCARG family protein, with amino-acid sequence MSQKLTVVVTGATGQQGGTVVKNLLARGHEVRAVIRNPDSAKARELASAGVLLVRAAMEDTAVLTKALEGATSLFAMTTPFEGGPQVETRQGISAADAAKAAGVHLVFNSVGSANRQTGVPHFDSKYEVEKHIASIGVRATVLAPVYFMENLHFGREQLAKGIYATPLPPTRRLAQVAVADIGTVAVRLLENPGRFAGKRFDLGGDELTGDDVAATLSRITGRPFNYFQVPMDVIRQRMGEDAVSMYEWFDRVGYTFDRAALRREFPDVTFHDFESWSKAQDWDALLQGA; translated from the coding sequence GTGAGCCAGAAACTTACAGTTGTCGTTACCGGCGCGACCGGCCAGCAAGGCGGCACCGTGGTGAAGAACCTGCTCGCACGCGGCCACGAGGTCCGCGCCGTCATCCGCAATCCTGACTCCGCAAAAGCCAGGGAACTCGCAAGCGCCGGCGTCCTGCTCGTGCGCGCCGCGATGGAAGACACAGCCGTGCTGACCAAGGCGCTCGAAGGTGCGACCTCCCTCTTCGCGATGACGACGCCATTCGAAGGCGGCCCGCAGGTGGAGACCCGACAGGGCATCTCCGCCGCGGACGCGGCCAAGGCCGCCGGCGTCCATCTCGTCTTCAACTCGGTCGGCTCGGCGAACCGGCAGACGGGCGTCCCGCATTTCGACAGCAAATATGAGGTTGAAAAGCACATCGCCAGCATTGGTGTGCGAGCCACGGTGTTGGCGCCGGTCTACTTCATGGAGAACCTCCATTTCGGCAGGGAGCAGCTTGCAAAGGGCATCTACGCGACACCACTCCCCCCAACGCGGCGGCTCGCGCAGGTCGCGGTCGCGGATATCGGCACAGTCGCCGTTCGGCTCCTCGAAAACCCAGGCCGCTTCGCCGGCAAACGCTTCGACCTCGGGGGCGACGAGCTGACGGGCGACGATGTCGCCGCCACCCTGTCACGCATCACCGGCCGTCCATTCAACTATTTCCAGGTGCCGATGGATGTCATCCGCCAACGCATGGGTGAAGATGCCGTCAGCATGTATGAGTGGTTCGACCGTGTCGGCTACACTTTCGATCGCGCGGCGCTCCGTCGTGAATTCCCCGACGTCACCTTCCATGACTTCGAGTCCTGGTCGAAGGCGCAGGACTGGGACGCGCTCCTCCAGGGCGCATAG
- a CDS encoding multidrug effflux MFS transporter, whose product MGELNPISPSNQSKRPQPPSGTRNCLCPRWFAHTDPRTTTRKVAILANHTDLSQPDRGFAAFVAMMAALMMLGALGLDGMLPGLPTIARDLDISSPNGSQMVVAFYGLSIGLGTIVYGPLMDRYGRRPFLLAGLAGFALSSALAAAATSLTMLLAARILQGVTIASARVGAISVIRDRYHGPRMAQVMSIAMLVFMASPIFAPALGQSVLAFVSWRWLFGMLSLLALLLAIWIGVDLPESLHPQDQRAISARELLAAFGATIRNRQGMGYTLAGALTFAALFAFITSASQLINDTFDAGGHFALIFGAISLFTAVASLLNARWVLRLGTRPLSAGALAVSIVTAAIHLAIALSGHETLMSFLVLEGLWMFCFGLMAGNFGALAMEPMGHIAGSAASTQGFITMVVGAFIGFVIGQAFDGTAVPLTAGTLACGFATLAVTAFAERGRLFRSGQGADTDRAEQLLQGDLS is encoded by the coding sequence ATGGGGGAGTTAAATCCAATATCCCCATCTAATCAATCAAAGCGCCCACAACCACCTTCCGGGACAAGGAATTGCCTCTGTCCTCGCTGGTTCGCTCACACGGACCCGCGCACGACAACCAGAAAGGTCGCCATCTTGGCTAATCACACCGACTTATCCCAGCCCGATCGCGGTTTTGCCGCCTTCGTCGCGATGATGGCTGCGCTCATGATGCTGGGGGCTCTCGGTCTTGACGGCATGTTGCCCGGTCTCCCGACCATTGCGCGCGATCTCGACATAAGCTCGCCCAATGGCAGCCAGATGGTGGTGGCGTTCTACGGCCTGAGCATCGGGCTGGGAACGATCGTCTACGGGCCGCTGATGGATCGCTACGGCCGCAGGCCGTTTCTGCTCGCCGGCCTCGCGGGATTCGCTCTATCGAGCGCCCTCGCGGCGGCCGCGACGAGCCTGACCATGCTGCTTGCGGCCCGCATTCTTCAGGGTGTGACGATCGCCTCGGCCCGGGTCGGCGCGATCTCGGTGATCCGGGACCGTTATCATGGTCCAAGGATGGCTCAGGTCATGTCCATCGCCATGCTGGTTTTCATGGCGAGCCCGATCTTCGCCCCGGCACTGGGCCAGTCGGTGCTGGCCTTTGTGTCCTGGCGCTGGCTGTTCGGCATGTTGTCGCTCCTGGCACTCTTGCTGGCGATCTGGATAGGCGTGGACCTTCCGGAATCGCTGCATCCGCAAGATCAGCGGGCCATCAGCGCCAGGGAGCTTCTGGCGGCCTTCGGCGCGACGATCCGCAACCGGCAAGGCATGGGCTACACGCTTGCGGGCGCGCTGACGTTCGCCGCCCTGTTCGCGTTCATCACGTCAGCCTCACAGTTGATCAACGATACGTTCGACGCTGGCGGGCACTTCGCTCTCATATTCGGCGCGATCTCGCTATTCACCGCCGTCGCGTCCTTGCTGAATGCGCGCTGGGTTCTGCGGCTGGGCACAAGGCCGCTGAGTGCGGGCGCCTTGGCGGTATCGATCGTGACCGCGGCCATCCACCTGGCGATTGCGCTGAGCGGTCACGAGACGCTGATGAGCTTCCTCGTGCTGGAGGGCCTGTGGATGTTCTGCTTTGGCCTGATGGCGGGCAATTTCGGAGCTCTGGCGATGGAGCCCATGGGCCACATCGCCGGCTCTGCCGCCTCGACCCAGGGCTTCATTACCATGGTGGTGGGCGCCTTCATCGGCTTCGTCATCGGGCAGGCGTTCGACGGGACAGCGGTTCCGCTCACGGCGGGCACTCTGGCCTGCGGCTTCGCCACGCTGGCCGTCACAGCCTTTGCCGAACGCGGCCGACTTTTCCGGTCGGGCCAAGGCGCCGACACCGACCGGGCTGAACAGCTACTGCAAGGAGATTTGTCGTGA
- a CDS encoding LysR family transcriptional regulator, which translates to MLDLNDIGLFVQVVRFGSFAEAGRRLGIPANTVSRRIQELEEQLGARLMQRSTRKLNLTDAGHELYGNSAAAVDGLQQAGEDLIAGARVPRGLIRVAMPADFFDFYRMEWVAEFLAAHPQVRIDFVLSDAAANLIEEGIDVAFRGAQTPNPNYVVRKILSRSIGLVASPSYLDAHGTPVTLQDLTRHDCLFVPQSREYATWRLQRPDGVEEEVTVTGRVTVNTAQAIRKAAIAGLGIALAPMLETSDLRDGRLAPVLPQYMRRGLSMSVVYPNRAHLPLAVSAFIDSVVGKMRAELSRSEIPVP; encoded by the coding sequence ATGCTTGATCTGAACGACATCGGCCTGTTCGTGCAGGTCGTTCGCTTCGGCAGTTTCGCCGAGGCCGGTCGCCGTCTGGGGATTCCAGCCAATACGGTCAGTCGGCGCATTCAGGAACTGGAAGAGCAGCTCGGCGCCCGGCTCATGCAGCGATCGACCCGGAAGCTGAATCTCACCGATGCCGGGCATGAGCTATACGGGAACAGCGCCGCGGCTGTGGATGGATTGCAACAAGCGGGGGAAGACCTGATCGCTGGCGCGCGAGTCCCCAGAGGGTTGATCCGTGTGGCGATGCCCGCAGACTTTTTCGACTTCTACCGGATGGAATGGGTGGCGGAATTCCTGGCGGCCCATCCGCAAGTGCGCATTGACTTTGTCTTGAGCGACGCCGCGGCCAACCTCATCGAAGAGGGCATCGATGTCGCCTTCCGAGGCGCCCAAACGCCTAACCCGAACTATGTCGTGCGCAAGATCCTGAGCCGATCGATCGGGCTGGTCGCCAGCCCCTCCTATCTCGACGCGCACGGGACGCCGGTCACGTTGCAGGACCTGACCCGCCATGACTGTCTGTTCGTGCCTCAGTCCCGGGAATATGCGACCTGGCGCCTCCAACGGCCTGATGGCGTGGAGGAGGAGGTGACAGTCACCGGCCGGGTGACGGTCAACACCGCGCAAGCGATCCGCAAAGCGGCAATCGCGGGTCTCGGCATCGCCTTGGCTCCGATGCTGGAAACGAGCGATTTGAGGGACGGCCGTCTGGCGCCGGTATTGCCCCAATATATGCGCCGTGGTCTCAGCATGAGCGTCGTCTATCCCAACCGAGCGCACCTGCCATTAGCGGTTTCAGCTTTCATCGATTCCGTGGTCGGTAAGATGCGCGCCGAATTGTCGCGCTCGGAGATTCCTGTGCCGTAA